A single region of the Nicotiana sylvestris chromosome 6, ASM39365v2, whole genome shotgun sequence genome encodes:
- the LOC138871809 gene encoding uncharacterized protein: protein MKLALRGKEKLGFVNENCPKSRYRGELAEQWEKCNAIVLSWIGSTVASELMPSIMFASDAKKIWSDFHERFDRSNLTRIYHLSTEIATMRQGTDSVTTYFSKMKDFWDELDILAPLSNSDCVEARPSIEHLKSQRLLQFLMGLNESYNNIRSNILARRPIVTVNEAYAIVTQEKSQRTLGVVENKEPLDLLAGKAQMGRPKTPGLVCEHCGYKGHLKENCYKIVDYLPDFKSKKKSGQQGGMWNNNNNFNQGQFRGTNPNNTGFRSYSNNTADERQVQGHFFTEEEYSQLMELLNKSSQEGCSSIMAVAFFPSFCVFSTLDSGKVMGICRENNGLYILKRGMESPLGVAVTKNEDMATLWHLRLGYPSVGAMKHIPLLKDKVIDKIQEEFLDGKTPYELLYGEIPKLEYLRVFGYLSYAGNLPRGDKLDARARRAVLLGYSDTQKGYKLCDLDTRTFFMSRDVSFRESTFPFKMGKACDDELLFVPITDTAGKTLQPEPPKVAEPVEDTLGTHADSADETSPM from the exons ATGAAATTAGCTCTACGAGGAAAAGAAAAATTAGGGTTTGTGAATGAAAATTGTCCAAAAAGTAGATATAGAGGAGAATTAGCTGAACAATGGGAGAAATGTAATGCTATAGTGCTGTCATGGATAGGAAGTACAGTAGCGAGTGAATTAATGCCTAGCATAATGTTTGCTTCGGATGCGAAGAAAATATGGAGTGATTTCCATGAAAGGTTCGATAGATCGAATCTAACAAGAATCTATCATTTGTCGACAGAGATCGCGACAATGAGACAGGGTACAGACTCAGTCACTACTTACTTCTCAAAAATGAAAGATTTCTGGGACGAGCTGGATATTTTAGCTCCATTGTCAAACTCTGACTGTGTGGAGGCAAGACCTTCTATTGAACACTTGAAATCCCAACGCCTACTGCAATTTTTGATGGGATTGAATGAGAGCTATAACAACATTAGAAGCAATATATTGGCAAGGAGACCTATTGTTACAGTAAATGAGGCGTATGCCATTGTTACACAAGAGAAAAGTCAAAGAACCTTGGGTGTAGTTGAAAACAAAGAGCCATTGGATCTATTGGCAGGGAAGGCTCAAATGGGTAGACCTAAAACTCCAGGACTAGTGTGTGAACACTGTGGATATAAGGGAcatctaaaagaaaattgctacaAGATTGTTGACTATCTGCCAGATTTCAAAAGCAAGAAGAAGTCAGGGCAACAAGGTGGAATGTGGAATAATAACAACAACTTCAACCAAGGTCAGTTCAGAGGAACAAATCCGAACAATACTGGATTCAGGTCCTATTCTAACAACACAGCAGATGAGAGGCAAGTTCAAGGGCACTTCTTCACAGAAGAAGAATATTCACAACTGATGGAATTGCTGAATAAGTCTTCACAAGAAGGATGCAGTAGCATCATGGCGG TTGCATTCTTCCCTAGCTTCTGTGTGTTTTCAACACTTGATAGTGGGAAGGTAATGGGGATTTGTAGAGAAAACAATGGCCTCTATattttgaagagaggaatggaATCACCACTTGGAGTAGCAGTAACAAAAAATGAAGACATGGCAACTTTGTGGCACTTGAGATTGGGATATCCCTCAGTAGGAGCAATGAAGCATATTCCCTTGCTGAAGGACAAAGTAATTGACAAGATACAAGAGGAGT TTCTAGATGGGAAAACACCCTATGAGCTATTATATGGAGAAATACCTAAATTGGAATATCTAAGGGTGTTTGGATATTTGAGCTATGCTGGTAATTTGCCCAGAGGTGACAAATTAGATGcaagagcaaggagagcagtgttGCTGGGGTATTCTGATACTCAGAAGGGCTACAAATTGTGCGATCTTGACACAAGGACATTCTTCATGAGCAGAGATGTCAGCTTCAGGGAATCAACTTTTCCTTTCAAAATGGGTAAGGCATGTGATGATGAGTTGTTATTTGTCCCTATAACAGATACTGCTGGAAAGACTTTACAACCTGAACCACCAA AAGTTGCAGAACCTGTGGAGGACACACTAGGAACCCATGCTGATTCTGCAGATGAAACTTCACCAATGTAG